From Niallia sp. Man26:
GATTGAATCGTTATTACTAGCATGTAGCTTTACAAAATAAAGACCATCACTGTCGATTTTTACCGTTATACTATAAACTCCATTCCCTTCATTCTTAGCATCTCTCATATTTTTCTGGATAGTGCCATCTTGCTTCCATACCTCATAATGGACATAGTCTGCGTGTTCTACTTTTTCACCATTTTGAGTAAGTGTCACCTTAATGGTAGCTGGTTCTTTTGCTTTTAAAGAAGAGGGGATTTCTAATTGAGCTTCAAGGGGTGTTTCTTTTTTATATAAAGCAGCTGCATCTTCCTTAAGTGAACATGCACTTAATAAGAGTAAAGTTAAAGCAACTACCAAGCTATTTCTAAACTTCTTCACGAATAAGCCACCTTTTCATTATCTTATTAAGCATTTAATACCTTTTTCACGGCCGGAATTCTTTGGATAATCAATAAGTCAACAACCCATACAATAATAAGGGATAATCCCACTAAAGGGAACACAATGCCTAATATAATCAGTATGAAAAGAAGGTATCTCATTTTTTTAATACTTGGAGCCTTTGGTGCTCCTAATTCTTGTTTAGGTTTACGTTTCCACCACATATAAACACCGGTAATAGCTACAAGAATGGTACCAAGACATATTAGAAGGCTGATTAATTGGTTAATCAAACCAAATTCTGTGCCTTTATGCAAGGTAATACCGATAGCAATCAACTTACCCAATGGTCCGTAATGATCATAACGGTAATCAGCTAACACCGCCCCGGTATATTGGTCAATATGAATGGTCGCTTCATCTTTTGCTTTTGGCGGAAAGGCAGAAAATGTGTAAACACCTTCTTGGGTTGTAGGGAAAATAACAGAATAGCTAGGGTGCATTCCTTCTCGATTGGCAATATCGACCACATCATCAATAGAAAGAGGGGTATAACCTTGTATGTCTGATTTTGGCACATCTAACGTTTCAGCAGCCCAAGGGACTTCGGCAATATCTTTTGTTTGTACTGATGATGTTGGAGCACTTCCTACCCAAACTGATGGAGGATAGCCTTCTCCTGTATTAGTAACTAAAGATTGGAAATTAGTACCCCAGAACCCTGACCAAGGTAATCCTGTTAAGATTAAAAATAACAATCCGCCTGTTATCCAAAACGCAGGCACGGCATGTAAATCTCTTCTGAAAATTTTCTTTCCTTTATGCAGTCGCGGGAATAGTATTCCAGCAAAGCCTGTTTTCTTTTGTTGCGGAAACCATAAATATATTCCAGTGACAATTAATACAATTGCCCAACAAGCAGCTAGTTCTACTATTCTATCACCTAAAGTGCCAGCCATTAATTCTCCATGAAATTCTTCTATTCTATCCATAATTCTGTCTTCACTATTCAACTCACCGAGAATTTTGCCTGTATAAGGATCAACAAATAGTGTTAAAGACTCGTCTTGGTAGTTTATATTCACTTCACTTGAACGTGCTTCACTATCCCCAGGCAGATAGCTTGTTATATTTGCACCGGGATATTCACTTTTCACGATGTTAATTTGCTCTGACGGGGTCATTCTGTCTTCTTGCTTCGTAACCTCGTAATAATCTTTATATAAAACTTGCTCAATCTGTGGTTTAAATAAATATATAGATCCAGTGACAGCAAGAATAAGGAGAAACGGTGCAAAGATTATCCCAGCATAAAAATGCCATCTCCATACGGCTTTATATAAAGAGGCTTTTGTTTGTTTCGTTTTTTTTCCCTTTTGCACGGATTTCTCTGCTTTCATTGACTCCATTCTTTTCCTCCTATTTTGGGTGACAGCAATTCGAGCTTTGCATGTGTGAGTTCAAAGCTGTAAATACTTGCTCAAAGTTATAGATGTCTCCTCCAAATCCTGTTTGAAACTTAATGGCTTCATCCATTGAGTTAAAAGTAAGAAGCTGTGGTTGACAGCAATTTGAATGAAGGTCTGGATTAATCAGAAAGAAGCCAGTTTTAGCACTCAGTGTTGTATCATGAAGAAAATCACGACATATGATTTGAGATATTTCTGCTTGAGTTTCTTGATATCTAAGCAATCCACAATGAATACAACATGTTTGTTCTACCTGGTGATTTGTTTTTATTAACTGCACAGATAATCTTGTGTTAATTCCTTTATAGCAATAGGAACAATGATTGGAGGGCGTAATGGTTTCTTTAGTCAGGGAAATGCCGTTCGATGTCTTTACAATTTTCTGTTGGTCAATAAGTTGTTTAATATCACGATATACCGTCATTTCCGATACATTTAATTTTCTGCTGATATCAGATACCTTTAATGTTTCTTCTTCCGTTAGCCATGATAATAGCTGTTTTTGTCTTTCTATTGGTAACATTGGTTTCTTCCACCATTCTTTCTAATAATTCAACCTAGAAACAGGGTAATTTATTTACTGGTTATTTGACAAGAGATAATATGATAAATAATGTTAAAATGATGTTAATAATAACAAATGTTCACAAAAAAGTCACAAAGTTAGGGAAAGGAGCATTTTAAGATATAGTTAGATTTGTTATGATTATGATTGTTAGTTACTAAGATTTATACAGTGTATAAATGGGAACATTTTAAAAGAGGAGTTGTGTATACATATGAAGAAGAAGCTTTTTGCGTTTTTATCAGCGTTTGCTGCCGTTTTTCTTATTGCACTTCCAGCAAGTGCACATGTAACTGTTAATCCTTCAGAGTCTGCAACAGAGGCTTGGGAAACATATACAGTAAAAATACCTGTTGAGAAGGACATTGCGACAACGAAGGTAACACTTAAGATAGCAGATAATGTGGATTTTAAAATGTACGAACCAGTAGATGGTTGGAAAGTAACAACCGAAACCAATGATAGTGATAAGGTAACTACTGTGACTTGGGAAGCAGAGAATGATCAATCAGCTATTCAGCCAGGTGAGTATAAGCGATTCAGCTTTACAGCACAAAACCCGTCTGATGCAGGAGAAGTTGTTTGGGATGCCTTTCAATATTATGCAGATGGAAGCATAGTAGAATGGACTGGAGATGCGGATGCAGAACTTCCTCATTCTGTAACACAAATTGCTAAGTCTGATGCAACTACAGATAGCCATGGACATACACATGATGCTGATTCTGCTGATGAAGATACGGCAAGTGCAGAAGATGATCATGAGCATAGCTCTACAAGCACAGTGTTATCAATCATTGCCATAATCGTTTCTGTTCTTGCTATTATCTTGACTTTTGTGAGACGAAAATAACATAAATTAGGTAAGCTGCCTGGGTAGGCAGCTTTTTTTGTTATCTTCCTATTTATGGAGAGAAATAATGCATTATTAATTTTTTGCTGCTTAGAACCATGCCTTTGAAAGCAATATTACGCCTTCTTGAATCTTACTCTCATCCATACCAGCAAAACCAAGCAGAACTCGAGGATATTTTTGATCTGGTAATTGTTCATAGAAGGAGGAAACAGGATACACCAACACGCCATTCTTTTTAGCTGTGTCAATTAGCTCTTGCTCTGACATATCATTACGCGGCTCTATTACTATATGTAATCCGGCACCTGAACCCATAATTCTGACTTGATTGTACATGTTCGCTTTAAGAGATGTTAGCAATGCATTATGTCTTTTCTTATAGACATTTCTAACTTTATTCAGATGTCTTGACCAATGCTCGCTTTCCATAAAGAGTTTTAATGTATATTGATGCTGTCTGGAAACGGTTTGTTTATAACCAATATACTTCTCATGGTACGTAGCTAATAGATGTCTTGGAAGAACCATATAACTAAAATCCAAAGATGGAATCAGCGATTTAGCAAAAGTCCCCATATAGATAACTTTTTCATAACTGTCTAAGCTTTGAAGGGCAGGAATAGGCTTGCCTTCGTATCGAAATTCACTATCGTAATCATCCTCTATTATATAGCCATCTGAATCCTTCGCCCATTTAATTAATTCTAATCGTCTTTGGATTGGCATAACAATTCCAAGAGGGAATTGATGTGCAGGTGTGACAAAGACAGCTCTGACCTCGCTTGCTGTTAATTTCTTTATATCAACTCCATAACTATCAAGGGGAATCGGATGCACTGCTTTGCCATATTCCTGTAAAACAATACGGACTCTATTATAACCAGGCTCTTCAATCCCATATGTGTATTCTCTGCCAATGATTTTACATAACATACTTAACAGATATTGTGTTCCAGCTCCTATGATAATTTGATGCTCTGAGCATTTAACTCCGCGAGATTCATACAGATATCTTGCTATTTGCTTACGAAGATCTAGATCACCTTGTGGGTCGCCATATAGTAACAGCTTTCCTTGTTCAGCAAATATGCTTTTCATCGTTAATTGACTCCATAATTTAAATGGAAAATGCTTTAAATCTATTTCTCCATATTTAAAATCATATAGAATTCTTGAAGATTGCTCTTCTTGTTGACTGCAATTGTTATTCAAGATTTCATCATGGATAGCATGTGCGTTTTTGTCTAAAAACAGCTCATGCTTTATATCCTCAACAAATAAACCTTTTCTTTCTTCGCTTCTGATGTAACCCTCAGCGAGGAGCTGCTGATACGCAGCATTAACAGTGTTTCTGCTTAAGTTTAAATGCACTGCTAATTTCCTTTGAGAAGGCAATTTACTATGAGGAGGAATATTTTCTGATTGTATTTCATTTTTAAGAAAACGATAAAGTTGTATATATACGGGTGCATCACTTTGAGTATCTAAAATGGGAGTTATTTCTAACATGGTTTTGACCTCCATCAAACTGGTACCTGAATAATTTTAATATCTGGCTCTTTTAATAGTTCCAGATTAATTACTATAATTAGTTTACAATGCGCATTTGAAAAAATAAAGGTTGATTACATACTAAATCTATAGGAGGAATATGAATGAAAACTGGTACTAATCGAGTAAAACGTGGAATGGCTGAAATGCAAAAGGGCGGCGTTATCATGGACGTTATTAACGCCGAGCAAGCGAAAATTGCTGAAGAGGCAGGAGCAGTAGCAGTAATGGCTCTTGAAAGAGTTCCTTCTGATATTCGTGCTGCAGGTGGAGTAGCGAGAATGGCTGACCCTTCTATTGTAGAAGAAGTTATGAATGCAGTATCTATCCCTGTTATGGCTAAAGCACGTATTGGACATATTGTGGAAGCTAGAGTGCTTGAAGCATTAGGCGTTGATTATATCGATGAAAGTGAAGTTTTAACTCCTGCAGATGAAGAATATCACCTAAATAAAAATGAATATACAGTACCATTTGTTTGTGGATGCCGGGACCTTGGCGAAGCAGCAAGACGCATCGGAGAAGGTGCTTCCATGCTCCGCACAAAAGGCGAACCAGGAACAGGAAATATTGTGGAAGCAGTCCGTCATATTCGAAAAGTAAATGCACAAGTTCGTAAAGTAGTTCATATGAATGAAGATGAGCTAATGACAGAAGCAAAATTATTAGGTGCTCCCTACGAGCTTTTGCTGGAAATTAAAAACTTAGGGCGCCTGCCAGTAGTTAACTTTGCAGCAGGAGGTGTTGCAACACCTGCAGATGCAGCATTAATGATGCAATTAGGAGCAGACGGAGTATTTGTCGGCTCAGGTATCTTTAAATCAGATAATCCTGCTCTATTTGCAAAAGCAATTGTGGAAGCAACTACTCACTACCAAGATTATAAATTAATTGCTGAAATCTCTAAAAATCTAGGAACAGCAATGAAAGGGATTGAAATTGCTAGTCTTGCTCCGGAAGCTCGCATGCAAGAGCGCGGTTGGTAAACTGATAATATAGTAAAAAAAGCCAAATTCACCAGTATGGGGGATTTGGCTTTTTTTGCGCTAAAGGAATAGCAGAGAAATAAAAAAGAGATTGGCAATGCATCAAGTTATTTAAAAAAAAAAAAAAATATATATATATATATATATATATTTTGCCAAGGAAGAAGTATAAAAATCTTTTTTCTAAGCCTTTCAGCCATACAGTCAAAACTATCGCAACCAGTAATTAAAGTATACCGTACTTTTTTGAGAGGAATAGGTAATCATTTGATAGAAATGTGGTACCTATTCTTTTTTTATATAAAGGATAATGAAAGGGTTAAAACTTTTTTTGCTGATATTCCTTGGACCATCTGTGAATTATCCAGAAGTAATTTTTAAAATTCCTGTGTTGACTTAGAGTAACACGAATCTAGTAAGATTATGAAGTGCAAGGCAGTAAACTTTTAGGAGGAATATTAGATGGAAACTGTAACTTTATCAAATGGAATAAAGATGCCTATTTTAGGGTTTGGAGTTTATCAAATTAATGACCTTGAAGAATGTGAGCGTATAGTAGGCGAAGCAATAGCAGTTGGCTATCGATCAATCGATACTGCTCAAGCTTATGGGAATGAAGAAGCAGTTGGTAGTGCAGTACGTAAAAGTGGTATACCTCGTGAAGAGTTCTTTATTACTACAAAGGTATGGATTTCAAATGCTGGCTATGAAAAAGCTAAAGCATCAATGGATGAATCCTTGCGTTTACTGCAAACAGAATATATTGACCTCATGTTAATTCATCAACCATTTAATGATTATTATGGTACGTACCGTGCAATGGAAGAGTATTATAAAGCAGGGAAAATCAAAGCAATTGGCGTAAGTAATTTTTATCCAGACCGTTTGATTGATATTGCTCAGTTTAGTGAAATTACACCAATGGTTAACCAAGTGGAAACACATGTGTTCAACCAGCAAAAACAGGCCCAACAAATAATGGAAAAGTACGGAACACAAATTGAATCTTGGGGACCTTTTGCAGAAGGGAAAAATGACTTCTTTCATAATAAAACGTTAAAAGAAATCGGGGAGCAATATGACAAATCTGTGGCCCAAGTGGCTCTGCGCTACTTAATCCAGCGTAAGGTTGTTGTTATTCCAAAAACGGTAACGAAAGAGAGAATGGTTCAGAACTTTGAAGTCTTTGATTTTGTTCTATCACAAGAAGATATGAACAAGATTGAAAAACTTGACCAGGAAAAGAGTTTATTTTTCTCTCATTATGATCCAGAAACAGTTAAATTTTTGACAGGGCTAGTAAGATAACCTAGGATTTTACATAGTAAACTAACAGTAAAAACCCTAATGTCCTGCTTATAGGAAATTAGGGTTTTCTTATATATGGCTTTTTTACTTAGAATTTAAAGCACCAACCACAGGATGTGGAACATAAGGCTCTTCCAAATATGCAACTTCTTCAGTGGTTAACTTCACTGATAACGCACCGACTGAATCTTCAAGATGAGAAATTTTCGTAGCACCTATAATAGGAGCTGTTACTGGTTCTTTCTGAAGCAGCCATGCAAGTGCTATTTGGGATCTAGCTGCACCATGTTTTTCTGCTAACTCGGCAACTCGTTCCACAACTAAACGGTCGTTATGCTCTGTTGAACCGTATTTAGACTTTTGCGTTGCATCTGTTTCAGAACGGAGCGTATCTTCTGACCAATCACGTGTTAATCTGCCTGAAGCTAACGGGCTGTATGGAATTACGCCGATTTTTTCTTCTTTGCATAATGGAAGCATCTCTCGTTCTTCTTCCCGGTATATAAGGTTAAGGTGATTTTGCATAGAGATAAATTTCGTCCACCCGTTCTTCTCAGCGGTATGGTTCGCTTTCAAAAACTGCCATGCATACATGGCTGATGCTCCTATGTATCTTACCTTACCAGCCTTCACTAAATCATGAAGAGCTTCCATCGTCTCTTCAATCGGTGTGTTGTAATCCCAGCGATGTATTTGGTACAAATCGATATAGTCTGTTCCAAGACGTTTAAGACTTTTATCAATTTCACTCATAATATGTTTTCGGGATAGCCCTTTACTGTTTGGACCTTTGCTGTTTAAATCTTTGCCTAATGGGAAGTAAACCTTAGTTGCAATCACAACTTCATCTCGATTAGAAAAATCTTTAAGAGCACGTCCGAGAAATTCTTCACTCGTACCATCTGAGTAGACGTTGGCAGTATCAAAAAAATTAATGCCGGACTCAACCGCTCTTTTAATAACCGTACGACTGCTTTCTTCATCAATTACCCAAGGATGCATCCAGCGTTCCTTCACACCAAAACCCATACATCCAAGGCAAAGTCTAGATACATCTAATCCTGTGTTGCCAAGTTTCGTATAATCCATTGCAATTCCTCACTTTCCCAAATGTTTTTAATCTTTCATTACTAGTATAAAATTATACAGCATTCTTACAATTGTTAAATGATTGGAATATGTATATTAATGAACAGTTTTAACGGAAATGTACATTATCTTTGGTTGAAAGGGAAAAAAATTTTTGTTTATTTATATGTATAAGTATGGAAGAAATGGTCATAATAAGTGATGACAGTTTTATGCACAACACTGTTAACGGCCTTACTCTTTTTGAGTAGGGCGTTTTTTTTTATATGTGGGCGTTGGATGTATAGGAAAAAGAATTTTTCTATTAATAAGTGCAAGCGATTTTTCCTTCAATTATTACAGTTGCGAAACAAGCAGCAGTTTTTATTGCGTTATTATGGAGTTTAGGTGTGTTTGGTTAACATAAAAGAGAAAAGCTAAAAGTCAAAATGGTATAAAAATTTACAAATACGATAGAGATAAATAACTATTTATACTTTTTGGTTGAAAAACTTCTGAAAGCTAAATTATAATTAAAATTATAGTGGTACCTTAATTAAGTGGTTTTTTCATAAAGAACCTCAATTTAAGCATAATCAAATTTTAGGAGATAAAAATTATGAATACACCTGCAAGCCAAACAAATCAAGCGTTCACCAGAAATAACCCATTTCAAGCTAAAGTTCTTAAGAATATTAACCTAAATAGCACAGGTTCAAATAGGGAAACAAGACATCTGGAATTATCTTTAGAAGGATCAGGAATTACTTATAATCCAGGTGATGCTCTAGGTATATACCCGGAAAATGATTCAGTATTGGTAGAGTCCCTGCTTCAAGAAATGAAGTGGGATGGAAATCAAAACATTGTTATAAATAAAACAGGTGATCAGCTTCCTTTAAAGAATGCTTTAACAACATACTTTGAAATTACTTTATTAACTAAGAAAGTATTACAGAACTTTTCTAAAATGGTTGATAATGAGAATTTAAATAGTCTTGTTGCTATAGAAAATGCTTCAGCTTTAAAAGAGTATATGTATGGTCGGGATTTATTAGATATGATTCAAGATTTCGGACCATGCCAAATTGAAGCTCAAGAGTTTGTGACATTATTAAGAAAGATGCCGCCGCGCTTGTATTCGATTTCTAGCAGTCAATCGGCTCACCCAGATGAAGTTCATTTAACAATCAGTGCTGTGCGATATACATCTCACGGCAGAGACAGAAATGGTGTTTGTTCTGTTCAATGTTCAGAACGAACTTCTGAAGGAGATACACTTCCTGTCTACATTCAGGCGAATAAACACTTCGGACTGCCAGAGTCAAATGAGACAGATATCATTATGGTTGGCCCAGGAACGGGAATTGCTCCTTTTCGCTCCTTTATTCAAGAACGTTCTATTAACAAAGGCAGTGGAAGGACTTGGCTGTTCTTTGGGGCGCAACATTCACAAACAGATTTCCTTTATAAAGAAGAGCTAGAAAAACACCAAGAAAATGGGGTTCTTACAAAATTAACTACAGCTTTCTCTCGTGATACAGATGAAAAAGTTTATGTCCAAAATAAAATGCTGGAATCTAGCAAGGAATTATATGAATGGTTACAAGGTGGAGCGCATTTTTATGTTTGTGGTGATAAGGAATATATGGCTAAAGACGTTCATAACACTTTGATAGAGATATTCTCAAAAGAAGGAAATATGAGTCAAGAAGAAGCAGAAGAAAAAGTGCAAGAACTGCAAAAGACTAAAAGATACCAAAAAGATGTGTATTAATTAGTTGCGATAATGCTAAGTAAATGAGCGTATTTTCCGGGAACATTAATCTAAGATAGATTAATGTTCTTTTTTGTGTTTAAAGAGTTGTTAGCAGGCAATCCTAAATTAACTTATATTATTTTCTTGAAAGAGACCTTCAAGGTGGCAGGGAAAGCAAATGGGTATTAGCTGGTTTTTAAAATATGTAATAAATCCAATTGACACTCTTCGTTACTCGGTGATACAATGTACTTGTAATAAGTAATACTTAATAGCGAGATGGCCAAAGCTATTGAGTAAATAGGTTAGCTAAGGTACTAAGTGATACTGAATATAAGTCTTATATTATAGGAGGTGCCGGGCATCGAAAATTTAACGGAAATGCTGAAAGGTTCGTTAGAAGGATGCGTGTTGGAAATCATCAGCCGTCAAGAAACATATGGCTATGAAATTACTCGCCGCCTGAACGACCTTGGATTTACTGAAGTCGTCGAAGGTACGGTCTACACCATTCTAATGCGATTAGAAAAGAAGAAACTAGTGAATATCGAGAAGAAACCATCGGATATGGGACCACCACGCAAGTTTTATTCACTTAATGAAGCAGGCCGTCAGGAACTAACATTGTTTTGGAAAAGATGGGATTTTGTTTCGTCAAAAATTAATATGTTAAAGACAACTTAACGATAAGATATCACGTGTGCATTGTTCTGCTTATTAAAAGGAGGAATAAACATGATGGAATTATTTAAAAAATTAATAGGTGATAAAAAAGAATACAAGATGATGATGGCAAGGGTAGAGGCACTTCCGGAGGACTACCAGTTTGTATTTAAGAAAATTCAAGACTATATGTGGAAATTCTCAGCGGGCAATGGTATGGATATGCTTCATATGCAATATGAATTAATTGATTTATTCGAAGCAGGCTCCGCAGAAGGAAGGCAAGTGCTAGAGATTACTGGGGAAGATGTTGCTTCCTTTGCTGACGAACTAGTGGCTAATGCTAAAACTTATGTCGCTAAATACCGTGAAGATTTGAATAAGAGCATCATTGATCGATTAGGAAAAAAATAAAATTACAAGCGATAATACAGACTGAATAGCTGGTTGAAATCAAAATTTGCCACCTTCGTTATTCAGTTAAATTTTTACGTCAGTACTAAGTATCACTTATTATCAGTCAGACTAAATAGCGGAGTATAATTGGTTGCCTCTACAAAATAACAGTAACAGATAAATACTTCGCATTGTCTAAAAGGCAGCAGCTTGTGATTGTTGAACAAATCCTGCTGTCTTATAAAAGGAGGAAGAAGAATGAGCAATGCCGTTATTTCTGTAAAAGGATTAAAGAAATCATTTAAAGAGAAGGAAGTTTTAAAAGCAGTCGATTTTGAGGTGAAGCAAGGGGAAGTTTTTGCATTGCTTGGCTCAAATGGAGCGGGTAAGACGACAATAGTCAATATTCTCTCAACCCAGTTGAAATCTGATGAAGGGCAAGTGAGTATCTGCCAATTTGACGTCAGGGGTCAGCCGGAACATGTTCGCCAGAGTATCAGCTTAACAGGACAGTTCGCCACATTAGATGACATGCTCACTGGACGTGAAAACCTAATATTAATTGCCAAGTTGCGGAGAGTTTCTAATCCTTCCGAAGTTGCTGACAATCTGCTTGCAAGATTCAGTCTGCGTGAAGCGGCCAACCTTCGGGCAGATAAATATTCTGGCGGAATGAAACGCCGGCTTGACATCGCCATGAGTTTAATTGGAAAACCAGCTGTTATTTTTTTAGACGAACCGACGACAGGGCTTGACCCTGAAGCACGGCTTGAAGTCTGGGATACTATCAAGGAACTTGCTGGCAGCGGTACGACTATATTGCTTACGACCCAGTATCTAGAAGAAGCAGAACAATTAGCGGATGGTATCGCCATCTTGCATAGTGGAAAAATCATCACTACAGGTACTCTTACAGAATTAAAAGAGATGTTTCCACCAGCTAAAGTGGAGTATATCAAAAAGCAGCCGTCATTGGAGGAAATCTTTCTCACAATCATCGGTAAAAAGGAGGGCATTTAAATGAAAAATAATACTGGGGTGTTACTGGGGCGGTTAATGCGTAATATAATGCGCAGCCCTGACACAATTATTACAGTAGCAATTACACCAATAATGATGATGTTGTTGTTTGTCTATGTGTTTGGCGGAGCTATACAGACAGGAACAGACAATTATGTTAATTATTTATTGCCGGGAATCTTGCTTATGGCTATAGCAAGTGGTGTTGCCTACACATCTTTGCGGCTCTTTACAGATGTGAAAAGCGGTCTGATGGCTCGTTTCATTACGATGCCGATTAAGCGCTCCTCGATATTGTGGGCTCACGTGTTTACGTCTATTTTCTCTAATGCGTTAACAGTTGTGATAGTTATCCTCGTTGCACTCTTAATGGGATTCCGTTCAAGCGCTAATATCTTGGATTGGTTCGCCGTAGCTGGAATCCTGGGATTGTTTACACTAGCATTGACATGGCTAGCGATTATTCCTGGATTGAAAGCAAGTTCTATGGAAGGAGCAACAGCATACTCGTACCCGCTCATTTTTCTGCCGTTTATCAGTTCAGCTTTTGTTCCCACTGAGACCATGCCTAAAATTGTCCGTGCGTTTGCTGAAAACCAACCTGTTACTTCAATCGTGAATACGATTCGAGCTTTCTTATATGAAGAGTCTGTTGGCCACGATATTTGGCTAGCGCTAGCCTGGTGTGTCGGCATTATGGTCCTTGCGTACTTCTTTGCTAGTAAAGAATTTAAACGGAAGCTAGGGTAAGGTAAGTATCATCTTACTTTACAGTTCGCCAATACGACTGTTTCAGTCAGAAAGACTCTTTAAAGCTTCAACTATTAATTAACATGAAGGGAATTCATAATTTTCTCGATGGATTCCCTCCTATTCTGGAGAAAATGAAACATTTTACTGTTTTGAGTCGTCAATAGTTAAACCAACCAGAAGGAGATGTTTTATTGCGTAATGATATTAAGCAAAGAGGAATCCCATCCAAAGCGACGTGAGGAAATATTAAGAGAACTTATTGGTCTCTATGCAGAAAGTATTAAAATGTTAGCTTATACATATGTGAAAAACTGGTCAGCTGCAGAGGATATTACACAAGACGTATTTATAAAGTGTTATGAACAATTGGAAGGTTTCAGAGGGGATAGTACATATAAGACATGGCTTTATAAGATTACCCGAAATAAATGTAAAGATTATTTGAAAAGTAAATGGTATCGATCGTTTATTCCTACAGATTTTATGAAAGAAAAGATTGAAACAGCGGAGGAACTTTCTACTGAAGATCAAGTAATAAACAAATTTGATGACTTAGAATTATCCCAAAAGGTATTAACCCTGCCGACTAAGTATCGAGAAATTATTATATTATTTTACTATGAAGAGTTAAAAATTAAAGAAATACAAACTTTAACAAATTTGAATGCTGATACTATTAAAACTAGGTTAAGGCGAGGAAAACAAATGCTTCAAAAGAATGTAGAAAGGGGTTAAGGGAATGAGTGAAGATTTGAAGTCTTTAAGAAGGAGTTTGAATAGTACTGTTCTAAAACATGGGAAAATGAGTATTGCTGACAAGGAAAGATTGTATCAAACTGTTATTTATCATAAAGACTCAAAAAAACGTTTTTCTTTTGCACCCGTACTCTCAATTGCTGCTATTGCTTGTTTTGCTCTTTTTATTGGTAGTTTTGTATTTAAGCAAATGGAAAACACGGAAAATCAGCAAAATCAACTGGCTCTAATTAACAATCAAGAGGAGAATGAAGAAAAAACAAATAGTAAAAGGGAAGAACAAAAAGGTAATAATTCAAATTTAGCAAGTTTTCTATATGAACTAAACCTTAAGCTAAGTGATGCGGCTACAAGAACTCCGATTGGAAAGGATTACGCAACCGAAGTGGGGAAGTTTGCCGAAAATCTTTCTGGTGAATATACTTCAAAGGAGAAAGAGACAACGATTGCAGATAAGTTGATGG
This genomic window contains:
- a CDS encoding aldo/keto reductase; amino-acid sequence: METVTLSNGIKMPILGFGVYQINDLEECERIVGEAIAVGYRSIDTAQAYGNEEAVGSAVRKSGIPREEFFITTKVWISNAGYEKAKASMDESLRLLQTEYIDLMLIHQPFNDYYGTYRAMEEYYKAGKIKAIGVSNFYPDRLIDIAQFSEITPMVNQVETHVFNQQKQAQQIMEKYGTQIESWGPFAEGKNDFFHNKTLKEIGEQYDKSVAQVALRYLIQRKVVVIPKTVTKERMVQNFEVFDFVLSQEDMNKIEKLDQEKSLFFSHYDPETVKFLTGLVR
- a CDS encoding aldo/keto reductase, with the protein product MDYTKLGNTGLDVSRLCLGCMGFGVKERWMHPWVIDEESSRTVIKRAVESGINFFDTANVYSDGTSEEFLGRALKDFSNRDEVVIATKVYFPLGKDLNSKGPNSKGLSRKHIMSEIDKSLKRLGTDYIDLYQIHRWDYNTPIEETMEALHDLVKAGKVRYIGASAMYAWQFLKANHTAEKNGWTKFISMQNHLNLIYREEEREMLPLCKEEKIGVIPYSPLASGRLTRDWSEDTLRSETDATQKSKYGSTEHNDRLVVERVAELAEKHGAARSQIALAWLLQKEPVTAPIIGATKISHLEDSVGALSVKLTTEEVAYLEEPYVPHPVVGALNSK
- a CDS encoding sulfite reductase subunit alpha, with translation MNTPASQTNQAFTRNNPFQAKVLKNINLNSTGSNRETRHLELSLEGSGITYNPGDALGIYPENDSVLVESLLQEMKWDGNQNIVINKTGDQLPLKNALTTYFEITLLTKKVLQNFSKMVDNENLNSLVAIENASALKEYMYGRDLLDMIQDFGPCQIEAQEFVTLLRKMPPRLYSISSSQSAHPDEVHLTISAVRYTSHGRDRNGVCSVQCSERTSEGDTLPVYIQANKHFGLPESNETDIIMVGPGTGIAPFRSFIQERSINKGSGRTWLFFGAQHSQTDFLYKEELEKHQENGVLTKLTTAFSRDTDEKVYVQNKMLESSKELYEWLQGGAHFYVCGDKEYMAKDVHNTLIEIFSKEGNMSQEEAEEKVQELQKTKRYQKDVY
- a CDS encoding PadR family transcriptional regulator translates to MENLTEMLKGSLEGCVLEIISRQETYGYEITRRLNDLGFTEVVEGTVYTILMRLEKKKLVNIEKKPSDMGPPRKFYSLNEAGRQELTLFWKRWDFVSSKINMLKTT
- a CDS encoding DUF1048 domain-containing protein, which produces MMELFKKLIGDKKEYKMMMARVEALPEDYQFVFKKIQDYMWKFSAGNGMDMLHMQYELIDLFEAGSAEGRQVLEITGEDVASFADELVANAKTYVAKYREDLNKSIIDRLGKK
- a CDS encoding ATP-binding cassette domain-containing protein; amino-acid sequence: MSNAVISVKGLKKSFKEKEVLKAVDFEVKQGEVFALLGSNGAGKTTIVNILSTQLKSDEGQVSICQFDVRGQPEHVRQSISLTGQFATLDDMLTGRENLILIAKLRRVSNPSEVADNLLARFSLREAANLRADKYSGGMKRRLDIAMSLIGKPAVIFLDEPTTGLDPEARLEVWDTIKELAGSGTTILLTTQYLEEAEQLADGIAILHSGKIITTGTLTELKEMFPPAKVEYIKKQPSLEEIFLTIIGKKEGI
- a CDS encoding ABC transporter permease, with amino-acid sequence MKNNTGVLLGRLMRNIMRSPDTIITVAITPIMMMLLFVYVFGGAIQTGTDNYVNYLLPGILLMAIASGVAYTSLRLFTDVKSGLMARFITMPIKRSSILWAHVFTSIFSNALTVVIVILVALLMGFRSSANILDWFAVAGILGLFTLALTWLAIIPGLKASSMEGATAYSYPLIFLPFISSAFVPTETMPKIVRAFAENQPVTSIVNTIRAFLYEESVGHDIWLALAWCVGIMVLAYFFASKEFKRKLG